One region of Citrus sinensis cultivar Valencia sweet orange chromosome 6, DVS_A1.0, whole genome shotgun sequence genomic DNA includes:
- the LOC102626115 gene encoding uncharacterized protein LOC102626115 has product MASNKRDEYYTCFEKHYHCYSLSHVAKPQHEPGDKIIMPQSAFDRLAHTEVGYPMMFELCNLSSGKTTHCGVVEFTADEGFIYLPNWMMDNMKLQEYELVRVTNVSLAKATYMKLQPHTKGFLDELSNPRAVLEAILRKFSCLTTGDTIMIMHNESKYYIDVLETKPSNAVSITETDCEVDFAPPLDYKEPDEKLVKRKVPFPSQVEEQSKQQPQAVKEEANNKFKAFTGKGKLLGFK; this is encoded by the coding sequence ATGGCGTCCAACAAACGCGACGAATACTACACTTGCTTCGAAAAGCACTACCATTGTTACTCTCTCTCGCACGTAGCCAAGCCTCAACATGAACCCGGTGACAAGATCATCATGCCTCAGTCTGCATTCGATCGCCTTGCACACACCGAAGTGGGATACCCCATGATGTTCGAGCTCTGTAATCTTTCCTCCGGCAAAACGACACACTGCGGTGTCGTGGAGTTCACGGCAGATGAGGGTTTTATTTACTTGCCCAACTGGATGATGGACAACATGAAGCTCCAAGAATACGAACTCGTTAGGGTAACCAACGTGAGTTTAGCCAAAGCAACGTACATGAAGCTGCAGCCGCACACCAAGGGCTTTCTTGATGAGCTTTCGAACCCAAGAGCTGTTTTGGAAGCGATTCTGAGGAAGTTTTCCTGTTTGACGACGGGTGATACGATTATGATCATGCATAATGAGAGCAAGTATTACATTGATGTGCTGGAAACGAAGCCTTCGAATGCAGTGAGTATAACCGAGACGGATTGTGAAGTTGATTTTGCACCTCCGTTGGATTACAAAGAACCTGATGAGAAGCTGGTGAAACGAAAAGTGCCTTTTCCTTCTCAAGTTGAAGAGCAGTCGAAGCAGCAGCCGCAAGCTGTGAAGGAAGAAGCTAATAATAAGTTCAAGGCATTCACTGGCAAAGGGAAGCTGCTTGGGTTTAAATAG